In Acidimicrobiales bacterium, a genomic segment contains:
- a CDS encoding TfuA-like protein — MTDSGRQGSLSRDDGRTGASAIVFLGPSVDRACAKKLLPDGTFLHPICQGQLISAVALHHPEVVAIVDGEFGQTLSVWHKEILHVLGQGVRVFGSSSMGALRAAECGIYGMEGVGRIYEWYRDGILTDDDEVALLHSEADTGWRSLTWPMVNVRVTVERLLAEGQLDGEGARQIQETAKSLYFGSRTESTLASALISSGRSDGVALAGLVSSHYVDQKRLDAVELLRRLDTDLGERPTELREPRERSGGLARAMRSCDTEVERSTGRVLRYQIIDDVALHEPDFEQLQERALHRAIAVSYAEDFGFEPTSEELNEERSRFLVRMGLTEETLPAWLEGNDLDETDLEELIVDEAKTHRLRRWYLALQGYERNRRVVADQLRLERRYPGVADRAARRAALSATPGPDVLPDEKDIPGMLSEHVAATGLRPSQPFPEWLDEHGFASGAEFLLAVSDAAHARREGARLKDRVEKALGWIMEIKPE, encoded by the coding sequence GTGACGGACTCCGGTCGTCAGGGCTCTCTTTCACGCGACGACGGCCGGACCGGCGCTTCGGCCATCGTCTTTCTGGGCCCCTCGGTCGACCGTGCCTGCGCCAAAAAGCTGCTCCCGGATGGCACCTTCCTGCATCCCATCTGCCAGGGGCAGCTGATCTCGGCCGTCGCCCTCCACCATCCGGAGGTCGTGGCGATCGTCGATGGAGAGTTTGGCCAGACCCTCTCGGTCTGGCACAAGGAGATCCTTCACGTCTTGGGACAAGGGGTGCGCGTTTTCGGATCATCCTCGATGGGAGCGCTTCGCGCCGCAGAATGCGGCATCTACGGGATGGAGGGCGTCGGTCGAATCTACGAGTGGTACCGCGACGGCATCCTCACCGACGACGACGAGGTGGCGCTCCTCCACAGTGAGGCCGACACCGGGTGGCGCAGCCTCACGTGGCCGATGGTCAACGTCCGGGTGACGGTTGAGCGCCTCCTCGCAGAGGGCCAGCTCGACGGCGAGGGCGCGCGCCAAATCCAGGAGACGGCCAAGTCCCTTTACTTCGGCAGTCGCACCGAAAGCACACTGGCAAGCGCCCTGATCTCCAGCGGCCGCTCGGACGGAGTAGCACTGGCAGGGCTGGTCTCGAGCCACTACGTGGACCAGAAGCGCCTCGACGCCGTCGAGTTGCTCCGCCGGCTGGATACGGACCTCGGCGAGCGGCCGACCGAGCTTCGCGAGCCCCGCGAACGCTCTGGAGGATTGGCCAGGGCAATGCGCAGCTGCGACACAGAGGTCGAGCGTTCAACGGGTCGCGTGCTGCGGTACCAAATCATCGACGACGTCGCCCTCCACGAGCCCGACTTCGAGCAGCTCCAGGAGCGAGCTCTCCACCGAGCCATAGCCGTCTCGTATGCCGAGGACTTTGGCTTCGAGCCAACGAGCGAGGAACTGAACGAGGAGAGAAGCCGCTTCCTCGTCCGCATGGGCCTCACCGAGGAGACGCTTCCGGCCTGGCTGGAAGGCAACGATCTTGACGAGACCGACCTCGAGGAGCTCATTGTCGACGAGGCGAAGACTCACCGATTGCGGCGCTGGTACCTCGCTCTCCAGGGGTACGAGCGCAACCGACGCGTCGTTGCCGATCAGCTCCGGCTGGAACGACGCTATCCCGGCGTGGCCGACCGGGCCGCCCGTCGAGCTGCTCTTTCGGCCACGCCGGGACCAGATGTGTTGCCGGACGAGAAAGACATTCCTGGAATGCTGTCCGAGCACGTCGCCGCAACTGGCTTGCGGCCGTCCCAGCCATTCCCGGAGTGGCTGGACGAGCACGGGTTCGCCTCGGGAGCCGAGTTTCTCCTGGCCGTGTCGGACGCGG
- a CDS encoding Nif11-like leader peptide family natural product precursor, with amino-acid sequence MSAEGVTALYERVNSDEEFRDRLEAAETPDDKRQMVTEAGYEVSRDDLPTIRKLSGVTELSDEDLDTMAGGLDTLAAGGAFFGSLGLGLAAASAWV; translated from the coding sequence ATGAGTGCAGAGGGAGTAACCGCGTTGTATGAGCGGGTCAACTCGGACGAGGAGTTCCGAGACCGGCTGGAAGCGGCGGAAACGCCTGACGACAAGCGTCAGATGGTGACCGAGGCTGGCTACGAGGTGAGCCGAGACGACCTGCCCACCATCCGGAAGCTGTCAGGCGTGACCGAGCTCTCGGACGAGGATCTGGACACGATGGCGGGCGGGCTGGATACTTTGGCGGCGGGAGGAGCCTTTTTTGGGTCGCTGGGCCTCGGGCTCGCAGCTGCTTCAGCATGGGTCTGA
- a CDS encoding Nif11-like leader peptide family RiPP precursor, translated as MSAEGVTALYERVNSDEEFRGQLEAAETADDKRRMVTEAGYDVSRDDLPTIRKLSGVTELSDEDLDTMAGGLDTLAFGGVYFGSVGLGLAAASAWV; from the coding sequence ATGAGTGCAGAGGGAGTAACCGCGTTGTATGAGCGGGTCAACTCGGACGAGGAGTTCCGAGGCCAGCTGGAAGCGGCGGAAACGGCCGACGACAAGCGTCGGATGGTGACCGAGGCTGGCTACGACGTGAGCCGCGACGACCTGCCCACCATCCGGAAGCTGTCAGGCGTGACCGAGCTCTCGGACGAGGATCTGGACACGATGGCGGGCGGGCTGGATACCTTGGCGTTCGGAGGAGTCTATTTTGGCTCGGTGGGCCTCGGGCTCGCAGCTGCTTCAGCATGGGTCTGA
- a CDS encoding carbonic anhydrase has translation MTRMNPLLERNEQFARTYTPVALGLPTAQLLVVTCLDHRVDPAIVLGLQLGDAPVIRNAGGRVTPAVIDDVAFLAFLTEQLSGGQGALDTLFEVAVVHHTQCGTGLLADPSFRHRAAEATSLSEAVLEASAVADPNTTVKADVERLLSSPLLSPKVSVSGHVYEIDTGRITTTLEARYP, from the coding sequence ATGACCAGAATGAACCCCCTGCTCGAGCGCAACGAGCAGTTCGCCCGTACCTACACCCCCGTGGCACTCGGCCTGCCCACGGCACAGTTGCTCGTCGTCACCTGCCTCGACCACCGGGTCGACCCCGCGATCGTCCTCGGACTCCAACTCGGAGACGCTCCCGTCATCCGCAACGCTGGGGGACGAGTCACACCGGCCGTCATCGACGACGTCGCCTTCCTCGCCTTCCTCACCGAGCAGCTGTCCGGCGGCCAAGGTGCGCTTGACACGCTCTTCGAGGTCGCGGTCGTCCACCACACCCAATGCGGAACCGGACTTCTGGCCGATCCCAGCTTCCGCCATCGTGCCGCCGAGGCGACGAGCCTCTCCGAGGCCGTACTGGAAGCTTCAGCTGTCGCCGACCCGAACACGACCGTCAAGGCCGACGTCGAGCGCCTGCTCAGCTCACCCTTGCTCTCACCGAAGGTGAGCGTCTCCGGCCACGTATACGAGATCGACACCGGACGCATCACCACCACGCTTGAGGCGCGATACCCATAG
- a CDS encoding alpha/beta hydrolase, giving the protein MSRNKTADSPRQDQALVTAAEWFASGQRLPYDPESPRILTENEAATTPGAVRVFERVAAAEQGAESVWLTLLPGFPDGSYGWAQVDRMIGDDLRPRLYVEPVGQGESDKPRDYPYSTVERAELVEALWRHHGVRSTVVVTFDYTSLALLELLRRQAERTTSSDTARPTIVAALMVNGGLFADAHTHPWQGTPLLRTPLGALGMWRAQRSPRVFDASMMQARLYSPSYRPAPEELGELRSAITRRDGAAFLHNAAGFVNEHRRNAQRWDLATIAGDLDGTVALYVGGSDEDPYEHRQLPAARARVPQAEVLTFPGGHLTTSEHPDLLAEAIRDIATRHGVGTPASAHR; this is encoded by the coding sequence ATGAGCCGGAACAAGACAGCAGACTCTCCGCGGCAGGACCAGGCGCTGGTCACCGCGGCTGAGTGGTTCGCCAGCGGCCAGCGGCTCCCGTACGACCCGGAATCTCCCCGCATCCTGACCGAGAATGAGGCCGCTACGACCCCGGGGGCAGTTCGGGTCTTCGAGCGCGTGGCCGCCGCGGAGCAGGGCGCAGAGAGCGTGTGGCTCACGCTGCTGCCCGGATTCCCCGACGGCTCCTACGGCTGGGCCCAGGTGGACCGGATGATCGGCGACGACCTCCGCCCGCGCCTGTACGTAGAGCCGGTGGGCCAGGGTGAATCGGACAAGCCCCGCGACTACCCCTACTCAACCGTCGAGCGCGCCGAGCTGGTCGAGGCGCTGTGGCGGCACCACGGCGTGCGCAGCACCGTCGTCGTCACCTTCGACTACACCTCGCTGGCGCTGCTCGAGCTGTTGCGCCGACAGGCGGAGCGGACCACCTCCAGCGATACCGCCAGGCCGACGATCGTGGCGGCGCTCATGGTGAACGGTGGCCTGTTCGCCGACGCCCACACGCACCCGTGGCAGGGCACGCCGCTGCTGCGCACCCCGCTGGGCGCGCTGGGGATGTGGCGGGCTCAGCGCTCGCCCCGCGTCTTCGACGCATCGATGATGCAGGCACGCCTGTACTCCCCCAGCTACCGTCCCGCCCCCGAGGAGCTCGGCGAGCTGCGGTCAGCGATCACCCGCCGGGACGGAGCGGCGTTCCTCCACAACGCCGCCGGGTTCGTCAACGAGCACCGCCGCAACGCACAACGCTGGGACCTTGCCACCATCGCCGGTGACCTGGACGGCACGGTCGCTCTCTACGTCGGTGGCAGCGACGAGGACCCCTACGAGCACCGGCAGCTCCCGGCAGCCCGAGCGCGCGTGCCTCAGGCCGAAGTCCTGACCTTCCCCGGCGGCCACCTGACCACCAGCGAGCACCCGGACCTCCTCGCCGAAGCGATCCGCGACATCGCCACCCGGCACGGCGTGGGCACCCCGGCGAGTGCCCACCGATGA